The following are encoded together in the Bos indicus x Bos taurus breed Angus x Brahman F1 hybrid chromosome 24, Bos_hybrid_MaternalHap_v2.0, whole genome shotgun sequence genome:
- the LOC113882891 gene encoding periphilin-1-like isoform X2 — protein sequence MSQPLGYRVPRPPRPRKRKGPPLPSLPPPARETPLTSEQLTSGIPDEQGTDPPTKQMSQLHIQDIAPPDPLPHKRRSGRLTQATRNASIPTWGQIKTLCHQARGITSLQGSPTSPEKMFIAMLALLSCQDSSAEHSEARD from the exons ATGTCTCAGCCTCTCGGATACCGAGTTCCACGGCCGCCGCGACCCCGAAAGAGGAAAGGGCCTCCTCTGCCTTCGCTCCCCCCGCCAGCACGGGAAACACCACTGACATCGGAGCAACTGACATCGGGGATCCCGGATGAGCAGGGGACGGATCCGCCCACCAAACAGATGTCTCAACTTCACATACAGGATATCGCTCCCCCCGATCCTTTGCCTCACAAAAGGAGGTCAGGCCGCCTGACTCAGGCGACCCggaatgcctccatacctacttggggacaaataaaaacaCTCTGCCATCAGGCACGGGGAATAACCTCTTTGCAGGGCTCTCCAACCTCCCCTGAGAAGATGTTTATTGCTATGCTTGCCTTATTATCATGCCAG gattcttcggcagagcattcagaggctcgcgactga
- the LOC113882891 gene encoding uncharacterized protein LOC113882891 isoform X1, whose translation MSQPLGYRVPRPPRPRKRKGPPLPSLPPPARETPLTSEQLTSGIPDEQGTDPPTKQMSQLHIQDIAPPDPLPHKRRSGRLTQATRNASIPTWGQIKTLCHQARGITSLQGSPTSPEKMFIAMLALLSCQVSASSPTPEKYWAYFPDPPTFQVVTWNSDPLRVHTNQPQLLGGSYTSYTTDEYPINFNFTFRGLADDLPVCFNFPSDIESFIIPPKEGCAGTSKKAVLTHSPASGIEHRGRLALWILQARMPGALDPHELIIHRPAPGYPSCYNTEPSDAIWNTIDDRTGYPIWKSCTYRLRADYRIPGGGNYMIQDWSNSDLDRSPLPLDDFPSRFYNWKKDLVSWPLSITRWHNNRFVSPILSYTTKNRTSWQPEIWRALAATAPISLFRPNSNSTYSVLACVPSPYVFLFTNDSKRLNVHMNYSGGPNIVTCEQCMLPSCLTPQYNVCSFVVLKRPPYLMIPVSVHSYWYDNYGLAVLQQLQDLMRTRRFVGLLILGIAALISAITSVTVAAISLTQQVHTAQYVDSMSKNVSLALATQEAIDRKLEMRVDALEEAVIHIGTELQALKVKMALSCHADYRWICVTPLKVNETDFEWEKIKNHISGIWNSSDISLDLGKLHNQIATLEHSRLDFTAAGTANDFFHTFSNYISGKNILSTFLGYATLAVLILFLIIILPCIVRILRQSIQRLATELHLAVLRNKKGGDAGSR comes from the coding sequence ATGTCTCAGCCTCTCGGATACCGAGTTCCACGGCCGCCGCGACCCCGAAAGAGGAAAGGGCCTCCTCTGCCTTCGCTCCCCCCGCCAGCACGGGAAACACCACTGACATCGGAGCAACTGACATCGGGGATCCCGGATGAGCAGGGGACGGATCCGCCCACCAAACAGATGTCTCAACTTCACATACAGGATATCGCTCCCCCCGATCCTTTGCCTCACAAAAGGAGGTCAGGCCGCCTGACTCAGGCGACCCggaatgcctccatacctacttggggacaaataaaaacaCTCTGCCATCAGGCACGGGGAATAACCTCTTTGCAGGGCTCTCCAACCTCCCCTGAGAAGATGTTTATTGCTATGCTTGCCTTATTATCATGCCAGGTAAGCGCCTCCTCCCCCACTCCTGAAAAGTATTGGGCTTACTTCCCAGACCCTCCAACCTTTCAAGTAGTTACCTGGAACAGTGACCCCCTACGGGTCCACACAAACCAGCCTCAGTTACTGGGAGGGTCATATACTTCCTATACCACAGACGAATATcctattaatttcaattttaccTTCAGGGGATTAGCAGACGACCTTCCTGTTTGTTTCAACTTCCCCAGTGATATAGAAAGCTTTATTATTCCCCCTAAAGAAGGATGTGCCGGAACCTCTAAAAAGGCAGTTCTGACTCATTCTCCAGCCTCAGGTATTGAACATAGAGGGCGTCTAGCGCTTTGGATTTTACAGGCTCGTATGCCCGGGGCCCTTGATCCCCACGAACTTATAATCCATAGACCCGCTCCTGGATATCCAAGTTGTTATAATACCGAGCCTTCAGATGCCATATGGAACACTATAGATGATCGTACAGGGTATCCGATTTGGAAATCTTGTACTTATCGTTTAAGAGCTGATTACAGAATACCGGGAGGAGGAAATTACATGATTCAAGATTGGAGTAACTCAGACCTAGATAGGAGCCCATTGCCCCTTGATGACTTTCCCAGCAGattttataattggaagaaaGATTTGGTTTCTTGGCCTTTAAGCATTACTAGATGGCATAATAATCGATTTGTTTCGCCTATATTGTCTTATACAACTAAGAACAGAACCTCTTGGCAGCCAGAAATTTGGAGGGCCCTTGCTGCCACCGCTCCCATTTCCTTATTCCGTCCAAATagcaattctacttattctgttttagcttgtGTACCCTcgccttatgtttttctctttactaatGACTCCAAAAGATTAAATGTACacatgaattattcaggtggacctaaTATTGtaacttgtgaacaatgtatgcttcCATCTTGTTTGACCCCCCAATataatgtttgttcttttgttgtgTTGAAACGCCCACCCTATCTCATGATACCTGTGTCTGTGCATTCTTATTGGTATGATAATTACGGTTTGGCTGTATTACAACAACTGCAGGATTTAATGCGAACACGACggtttgtgggcttacttatcTTGGGAATAGCAGCTTTGATAagtgcaattacttctgttactgtggcagcaatatcattgactcaacaagtacatactgctcaatatgttgattctatgtccaaaaatgtttctttagcattggcaacacaggaagctatagacagaaaattagagatgaggGTAGACGCCCTAGAGGAAGCAGTAATACATATTGGGACTGAATTGCAGGCTTTAAAGGTGAAAATGGCATTGTCCTGTCATGCTGACTACCGGTGGATATGTGTAACACCCCTGAAAGTAAATGAGACAGattttgaatgggaaaagattaaaaaccatatttcaggtatttggaacagctctgacattagcttagacttagggaaacttcacaaTCAAATAGCAACCCTGGAACACTCCCGATTAGATTTTACTGCCGCTGGAACAGCAAATGATTTCTTCCATACTTTCTCTAactacatttcaggaaaaaatattctgtctaccTTCCTCGGCTACGCTACCTtggctgttttaattttatttctaataatcattcttccttgtattgtcaggattcttcggcagagcattcagaggctcgcgactgagctacatctggctgttttaagaaataaaaaagggggagatgcggggagccggtga